The proteins below are encoded in one region of Verrucomicrobiota bacterium:
- the rpmA gene encoding 50S ribosomal protein L27 has protein sequence MAHKKGQSTSRNGRDSKPKMLGVKKYDGETVLAGNIIMRQRGTKYHPGQNMGLGRDFTLFALKDGKVKFDKAHRKISIITEAA, from the coding sequence ATGGCTCACAAAAAAGGACAATCAACCTCCAGAAACGGTCGCGACAGCAAGCCTAAGATGCTTGGTGTTAAGAAGTATGACGGAGAAACAGTACTCGCTGGCAATATCATCATGCGTCAACGAGGAACAAAATACCATCCAGGCCAAAACATGGGTCTCGGTCGGGATTTCACACTATTTGCCTTGAAAGATGGCAAAGTGAAGTTCGACAAAGCTCATCGTAAAATAAGTATTATAACTGAGGCTGCCTAA
- a CDS encoding Gfo/Idh/MocA family oxidoreductase, with the protein MANSPLRIGIIGAGGNTRSRHIPGFQAIDGVDVVSVCNRSLESSQKVADKFGIAKVAADWREVIEDPEVDAVMIGTWPNMHAEATIAALRSGKHVLTEARMARNLKEAEEMLAVSRQYPELVSQLVPSPFSLNFDKTILRMIEEGFLGLLYEVVVEFSNGILADPAGPFSWRLDHEKSGVNTLFSGIMHEALIRWVETDPEWVIADGLIGTMARKDAETGQHRTVLIPDNLSVMARFPQGFKATYLFSGVSSSVQRSEVRISGSNGSLWLDLSAGKLWFSATNSNKYEAVEIPENERDEWRVEEDFVRSIRDGKPVTLTNFETGVRYMRFSQAVWDSWTNGSKKVWL; encoded by the coding sequence ATGGCTAACTCTCCTTTAAGAATCGGCATCATTGGTGCCGGTGGAAATACCCGTTCACGACATATTCCTGGTTTTCAGGCTATTGATGGTGTTGATGTAGTTTCTGTTTGTAATCGATCTTTGGAATCCTCCCAAAAAGTGGCTGACAAATTTGGCATCGCAAAAGTTGCTGCTGATTGGCGAGAAGTTATCGAAGATCCAGAGGTTGATGCCGTGATGATTGGTACTTGGCCCAATATGCATGCAGAGGCTACGATCGCTGCCCTTCGGTCAGGGAAACATGTGCTTACTGAAGCACGAATGGCTCGCAATTTGAAAGAAGCAGAGGAAATGCTCGCTGTTTCAAGGCAATATCCAGAGCTGGTTTCACAGCTTGTACCTTCACCCTTTTCGCTGAATTTTGATAAAACAATCCTGCGGATGATTGAAGAAGGATTTCTGGGGCTATTGTATGAAGTCGTCGTCGAATTCAGTAATGGGATTTTGGCCGATCCAGCAGGACCTTTTAGTTGGAGACTTGATCACGAGAAGAGTGGCGTGAACACCTTGTTTTCGGGGATAATGCACGAAGCACTCATTCGATGGGTTGAAACAGATCCGGAATGGGTTATCGCCGATGGGTTGATCGGGACCATGGCTCGTAAAGATGCCGAAACCGGTCAGCACCGGACAGTTTTGATTCCAGATAATCTTTCCGTGATGGCACGTTTCCCTCAGGGATTTAAGGCAACCTACTTGTTCTCGGGTGTAAGTTCGAGCGTGCAACGTAGTGAAGTTAGGATATCGGGCTCCAATGGATCACTTTGGTTGGATCTTTCGGCGGGTAAGCTTTGGTTTTCGGCAACCAACAGCAATAAGTATGAGGCAGTTGAAATACCTGAGAACGAGCGCGATGAATGGCGGGTTGAGGAAGATTTTGTCAGGTCTATTCGAGATGGAAAACCTGTCACGCTGACGAACTTCGAAACAGGTGTTCGATATATGAGGTTTAGTCAGGCCGTTTGGGACTCCTGGACCAACGGAAGTAAGAAGGTATGGTTATAA
- the rsmI gene encoding 16S rRNA (cytidine(1402)-2'-O)-methyltransferase, whose product MTQSEGNELPLASGLYLVATPIGNLGDISKRALEILKRCDLIACEDTRTSGKLLKHFEIKKPLISYHEHNEIHQASVLADKIDAGSSIALISDAGTPAVSDPGFRLVRECRKRNLNVSPIPGPSAALAALSVSGLPSDSFTYVGFLPAKSAARKRFFNEIKDTSRTHIVFESNHRILKFLNDFLEILGPDHVLCVARELTKLHETIFTGPAVEVIESVKQRSTKGEFVVVIAPRSFDL is encoded by the coding sequence ATGACCCAGAGTGAAGGGAATGAACTCCCATTGGCTTCTGGCCTGTATCTGGTAGCTACTCCAATCGGCAATTTGGGAGACATTTCAAAAAGAGCCCTTGAAATACTCAAGCGGTGCGATCTGATTGCATGCGAAGATACGAGGACTTCAGGGAAACTGCTCAAACACTTTGAGATAAAGAAGCCTCTCATCAGCTACCACGAGCATAACGAAATTCATCAAGCTTCTGTGCTCGCCGATAAAATCGATGCAGGATCCTCAATCGCGCTGATTTCAGACGCAGGCACCCCAGCTGTTAGCGATCCAGGATTCCGGCTTGTCCGGGAATGCCGTAAGCGCAACTTAAACGTTTCGCCTATTCCGGGTCCATCTGCCGCGTTGGCGGCCCTGTCTGTATCCGGCCTTCCCTCCGACTCCTTTACTTATGTTGGATTTCTACCTGCGAAGTCCGCAGCGAGAAAACGTTTTTTCAATGAGATAAAGGACACTTCCAGAACTCATATTGTTTTCGAATCCAATCACAGGATTCTCAAGTTTCTAAATGACTTCCTGGAAATACTCGGACCCGACCACGTTCTTTGTGTGGCTCGTGAGTTGACTAAATTGCACGAAACCATTTTTACCGGACCAGCGGTTGAAGTTATCGAATCCGTTAAACAACGATCTACAAAGGGTGAGTTTGTCGTGGTTATAGCTCCACGGAGCTTTGATCTTTAG
- a CDS encoding DUF167 domain-containing protein, with translation MKSSDCVLAIKVVPNASKSEIGGWLGTSLKIRLQAVPEDGKANKALITFLSAVLKIERKQIVLESGQFSPQKRIRIIGLTRSEVIVLLKIKDIHG, from the coding sequence ATGAAGTCCAGTGATTGCGTCTTAGCAATCAAAGTCGTTCCCAACGCCTCTAAGTCGGAAATAGGAGGATGGCTCGGAACCTCATTAAAGATTCGCCTCCAAGCAGTTCCAGAAGATGGCAAAGCTAATAAAGCTCTTATAACATTCCTCAGTGCGGTGCTTAAAATTGAGCGAAAACAAATTGTGCTGGAGTCCGGCCAATTTTCCCCGCAAAAACGAATTCGAATTATCGGCCTAACCAGGTCTGAAGTTATAGTTCTCCTTAAAATAAAAGATATTCATGGCTAA
- a CDS encoding SufE family protein, whose product MTILEKRDRIIEEMSLFDDSYERFAYVIEKGKKAENLPEEFRTEAFRIEGCMSNLWLIPEFKDGLCYYRSDSDSPITRGVTHLLCGLYSGHSPEDILSVDPVFLSEVGITQHLSSNRRNGLANVTSKILGYAEFQKSKSA is encoded by the coding sequence ATGACTATTCTGGAAAAGAGAGACCGCATTATTGAAGAGATGTCTTTATTCGACGACTCCTACGAACGGTTTGCTTATGTAATAGAAAAAGGGAAAAAAGCTGAGAACTTGCCTGAAGAATTCAGGACTGAGGCATTTCGCATCGAAGGATGCATGTCCAACTTGTGGTTGATTCCAGAATTTAAAGACGGACTCTGCTACTACCGATCCGATTCAGATTCACCGATTACCCGCGGTGTCACCCATCTCCTTTGTGGTTTGTACAGCGGACACTCACCTGAAGATATTTTGAGTGTTGATCCTGTGTTTTTGTCTGAAGTTGGGATTACTCAACATTTGTCCAGCAACCGGAGAAATGGATTAGCCAATGTAACCTCAAAGATCCTTGGCTACGCAGAATTTCAAAAATCAAAATCTGCCTAA
- a CDS encoding glucose-6-phosphate isomerase — MSWSRFKQYYYNNPDIGFAMDISRMNFGDDFLPTMEPAILEAYQAMEALEKGAIANPDENRMVGHYWLRAPELAPTKEISNEISETLESIKSYVKKIHRGEIEGQTGSFQNCLIIGIGGSALGPQFVAQALGEPEGDQLALYFFDNTDPDGIDRTLATLSSELGETLCVVISKSGGTPETRNGMLEAQRAYEESDLDFSKHAIAITGEGSKLDAVATEEGWLKRFPMWDWVGGRTSELAAVGLIPAALQGIDIDKFLSGAKTMDALTRSTETANNPAALLALMWFYATDGKGNKDMVILPYKDRLQLFSKYLQQLIMESLGKEFDLKGNVVNQGIAVYGNKGSTDQHAYIQQLREGVHNFFVTFIEVLKDRDQPELEVEEGITAGDYLKGFLLGTRSALHENGRQSISITVNEINPFTVGMLIALYERAVGLYASLVGVNAYHQPGVEAGKKAAVGILELQKSVVGFLDSKHGNTFNVEEIAEAINQSDQAELIYKILEHIAANPSRGIQQTGFGVESKFGLT; from the coding sequence ATGAGCTGGTCTCGATTTAAACAGTATTACTATAACAATCCGGACATTGGTTTTGCGATGGACATTAGCCGGATGAATTTCGGCGATGATTTCCTTCCAACTATGGAACCGGCGATCCTGGAAGCATACCAGGCGATGGAAGCTTTGGAAAAAGGGGCAATCGCAAATCCCGATGAAAATCGGATGGTCGGACACTACTGGCTACGAGCTCCAGAACTTGCACCCACAAAGGAAATTTCAAATGAAATCAGTGAAACGCTTGAATCCATAAAATCTTATGTGAAAAAGATTCACCGGGGCGAAATCGAAGGCCAAACCGGTTCCTTTCAAAACTGTCTGATTATTGGAATCGGCGGATCTGCATTGGGTCCACAATTTGTTGCTCAAGCACTAGGAGAACCTGAAGGCGATCAACTCGCACTTTACTTTTTTGACAATACCGACCCTGACGGTATCGACAGAACATTGGCGACTCTCAGTTCTGAATTAGGGGAAACCCTGTGTGTCGTAATCTCAAAATCTGGCGGTACCCCAGAAACCAGAAACGGGATGTTGGAAGCCCAACGAGCATACGAGGAATCGGACCTTGATTTTTCAAAGCACGCAATAGCCATTACGGGTGAGGGATCAAAACTCGATGCGGTTGCCACTGAAGAAGGATGGCTTAAACGGTTTCCCATGTGGGATTGGGTCGGCGGAAGAACGAGTGAATTGGCGGCCGTAGGATTGATTCCCGCGGCATTACAAGGTATTGATATTGATAAGTTCCTTTCAGGTGCAAAAACCATGGACGCCTTAACACGCAGTACTGAGACCGCAAACAATCCAGCCGCTCTTCTCGCCTTGATGTGGTTCTATGCAACTGATGGAAAAGGGAACAAAGACATGGTCATTCTTCCTTACAAAGATCGCCTCCAATTGTTTTCAAAATACCTGCAACAATTGATCATGGAGTCCCTTGGCAAAGAATTTGATCTAAAGGGAAATGTCGTGAACCAAGGTATTGCCGTTTACGGAAACAAAGGCTCTACCGACCAGCACGCTTATATCCAGCAGCTCCGCGAAGGAGTTCATAATTTCTTTGTGACATTTATTGAAGTGCTCAAAGACCGCGATCAACCCGAACTGGAGGTAGAGGAAGGCATCACCGCGGGCGATTACTTAAAGGGATTTCTACTCGGAACTCGATCAGCACTTCACGAGAATGGTCGCCAATCTATATCGATCACTGTCAACGAAATCAATCCATTCACTGTGGGAATGCTCATCGCCCTCTACGAACGTGCAGTTGGATTGTACGCTTCTTTGGTCGGTGTAAATGCCTATCATCAGCCTGGAGTTGAAGCCGGTAAAAAAGCAGCTGTTGGAATTCTCGAACTTCAAAAGTCAGTTGTAGGCTTTCTAGACTCCAAACATGGAAACACTTTCAATGTAGAAGAAATCGCTGAAGCGATCAATCAAAGCGATCAAGCTGAGCTAATCTACAAGATTTTGGAACATATTGCAGCCAATCCCTCGCGCGGTATTCAACAAACCGGCTTTGGAGTTGAATCGAAATTCGGGCTTACCTAA
- the scpB gene encoding SMC-Scp complex subunit ScpB — MTEVSTQFNLCKVLEALLFSTSEPLSIKDIQAVISRFHDQAEKIRVKLPEDGESVLETHLPFPVELLDEVPALITSTQIREAFSTISSELAESDAVYEIQETNLGFRLVVKSGLGFWVRLLREDPKPMRLSQAAMETMAIIAYRQPVTRSEMESIRGVAVDSSLQKLVEYELVYVIGRAELPGRPVQYGTTDKFLEFTGITSLDELPSTDVLSPMQLDDWIKKAQEPDHLSDSDVGLPSNDDEDVEYQAAKIATEVDQDELDLHSPDDPIYEVAAKKVGDDVELNESTIDQVEVENDTSDEVVIEEVDEDNKPVGE, encoded by the coding sequence ATGACCGAAGTCTCAACTCAGTTCAATTTGTGCAAAGTATTGGAGGCGCTACTTTTCTCCACTTCAGAACCTTTGAGTATTAAAGATATACAGGCTGTGATCTCCCGTTTTCACGATCAGGCAGAAAAAATTCGGGTTAAATTGCCTGAAGATGGAGAATCCGTTTTGGAAACGCATTTGCCATTTCCTGTCGAGCTGTTGGATGAAGTTCCAGCCCTTATTACCAGCACGCAGATTCGGGAGGCTTTTTCGACTATTTCTTCCGAACTCGCCGAAAGTGACGCTGTTTATGAAATACAGGAAACCAATTTGGGTTTTCGGCTTGTGGTGAAGTCGGGCCTTGGTTTTTGGGTGCGATTACTGAGGGAGGACCCTAAGCCTATGCGTCTCAGTCAGGCTGCGATGGAAACTATGGCAATTATTGCCTATAGGCAGCCGGTAACTCGTTCCGAAATGGAGTCGATACGTGGTGTGGCTGTGGATAGTTCGCTTCAGAAACTGGTTGAGTACGAATTGGTTTATGTAATCGGTAGAGCAGAGTTACCTGGACGTCCTGTTCAGTATGGCACTACGGATAAATTTCTCGAATTCACTGGGATTACCAGTTTGGACGAACTGCCCAGTACGGATGTACTTTCTCCAATGCAGCTCGATGATTGGATAAAAAAGGCCCAGGAGCCAGATCACCTCAGCGATTCAGACGTAGGTTTGCCTTCCAATGATGACGAAGATGTAGAATACCAAGCTGCTAAAATTGCTACTGAGGTTGATCAGGATGAATTGGACCTCCATTCACCTGATGATCCTATTTACGAAGTTGCAGCGAAAAAAGTTGGCGATGACGTGGAACTTAATGAGAGCACGATCGACCAGGTCGAAGTCGAAAATGACACTTCTGACGAAGTTGTGATTGAAGAAGTTGATGAAGACAACAAACCTGTTGGTGAATAA
- the pheA gene encoding prephenate dehydratase has protein sequence MSLEEHRKRIDSLDREIIRLINERTSIAAEIGKEKAASGKPVFDAKREAEVFEKVIALNEGPIGNDALKGIYREIISGNYALQRSIRIAFLGPKATFTHQAAVKQFGDSMEYRPMASINDVFAEVDKGEADYGVIPIENSAEGVVFHSLHSFDILVGSDLKIVAQIFLPIKHNLISHSKLEDVRKVYSKDQAIAQCRGWLRRHVPQAETIDVSSTAEAVKIADKEEGAAAIASALAAVEHEVPIIGESIQDMNNNVTRFLVIGRNSESIDRVGDGKDKTSLVLSIPDKPGALQQCLEPFSRRGINLVKIESRPSRIKAWEYWFFVDVIGHITDEPVKEAIEELEKICPIVKWLGSYPNEP, from the coding sequence ATGAGCCTGGAAGAACATAGGAAACGCATTGATAGTCTTGATCGAGAGATTATTCGGCTCATTAATGAGCGTACTTCTATTGCCGCTGAAATCGGTAAGGAAAAGGCGGCTTCCGGGAAACCGGTCTTTGATGCCAAGCGTGAGGCGGAAGTGTTTGAAAAAGTGATTGCTTTGAATGAAGGACCCATTGGGAATGATGCCCTCAAGGGTATTTATCGTGAAATCATCTCAGGGAATTATGCGCTTCAACGATCGATCCGTATTGCTTTCCTGGGACCAAAGGCAACTTTCACGCACCAGGCCGCCGTCAAACAATTTGGTGATAGTATGGAGTATCGTCCCATGGCATCTATCAATGACGTATTTGCAGAGGTGGACAAAGGGGAGGCTGACTACGGTGTTATTCCTATCGAAAACTCCGCAGAAGGAGTCGTTTTTCACTCATTGCACTCCTTTGATATTCTTGTGGGCTCCGATCTAAAAATTGTAGCCCAGATATTTCTTCCGATTAAACACAATTTGATTTCACATTCGAAACTAGAGGATGTGAGAAAAGTTTATTCCAAAGACCAAGCAATCGCGCAGTGCCGCGGTTGGTTGCGACGCCATGTTCCTCAAGCGGAAACCATTGATGTGTCTTCAACGGCCGAGGCGGTTAAAATCGCTGACAAGGAAGAGGGAGCTGCGGCGATTGCAAGTGCCCTTGCTGCCGTGGAACACGAAGTTCCGATTATCGGCGAGAGTATTCAGGACATGAACAACAATGTGACCCGGTTTTTAGTAATTGGTCGCAATAGTGAATCCATTGACCGGGTCGGTGATGGGAAAGATAAAACCAGCCTGGTTCTTTCAATTCCCGACAAACCAGGTGCGTTGCAACAATGCCTGGAACCCTTCAGCCGCCGAGGAATCAATTTGGTTAAAATCGAATCCCGTCCTTCAAGGATCAAAGCCTGGGAGTATTGGTTCTTTGTCGACGTAATAGGCCACATTACGGATGAGCCCGTTAAGGAAGCTATCGAGGAACTGGAAAAGATTTGCCCGATTGTAAAGTGGCTAGGTAGTTATCCGAATGAGCCATGA
- a CDS encoding class I SAM-dependent methyltransferase produces MAENPVEKIAKAYFESELVVSHYVREGHRVGLWNSERTLFNNRFSKNDHLLDLGCGTGRIAFGLEAEGFGQVEAVDFSAAMIESAQLIGDSKQSRIAFRQADARALPWPDNYFDGVIFGFNGFFMIPGEIERRKALKEIHRVLKKDGTYIFTGHDRKFSNQKDHWTLEEIAWKSGKQDNRKVDFGDVLESTELGLMYIHSTSEEQTELFLKEEGFVSIETYLRQELGNEGYVVRRFSDECRFWLAVKN; encoded by the coding sequence ATGGCTGAGAATCCTGTTGAAAAGATCGCAAAGGCCTATTTTGAGAGCGAATTGGTCGTTTCTCATTATGTCCGTGAAGGCCACCGTGTCGGACTTTGGAATTCTGAAAGAACACTTTTTAATAATCGATTCTCAAAGAACGATCATTTATTGGATCTAGGTTGTGGCACGGGGAGGATAGCCTTTGGGTTGGAAGCGGAAGGGTTTGGCCAGGTAGAAGCCGTCGATTTCTCAGCGGCCATGATTGAGTCCGCTCAATTGATTGGGGATAGCAAACAATCCCGAATTGCATTTCGCCAAGCGGATGCTCGGGCTTTACCGTGGCCTGACAATTACTTCGATGGGGTAATTTTCGGATTCAATGGATTTTTCATGATTCCGGGTGAGATCGAACGACGCAAAGCCTTAAAAGAAATTCATCGAGTTTTAAAAAAAGACGGGACCTATATCTTCACTGGTCATGATCGAAAGTTTTCGAATCAAAAGGATCATTGGACGCTGGAGGAAATCGCTTGGAAATCCGGAAAACAAGATAATCGGAAAGTAGATTTTGGAGATGTCCTTGAATCGACTGAACTCGGATTAATGTATATTCATTCTACGAGTGAAGAGCAGACGGAATTATTCTTAAAAGAGGAAGGTTTTGTTTCGATTGAAACTTACCTTCGGCAGGAATTGGGAAACGAGGGGTATGTCGTTCGACGGTTTTCTGACGAATGCAGATTTTGGTTAGCGGTTAAAAACTAG
- the ilvD gene encoding dihydroxy-acid dehydratase — translation MNHSSSDPKNRPFSSIVVDGNHRAPNRSMLRAVGFGDEDFKKPQVAIASTWSMVTPCNMHINLLAKESVRGADDAGGKGVEFNTITVSDGISMGTKGMRYSLVSREVIADSIETVVCAEGMDGLVAIGGCDKNMPGCMMAIARMNRPAVFVYGGTIMPGIHKEQPIDIVSIFEAVGKHARGEIDDAELKQIECNAIPGPGSCGGMYTANTMASAIEALGMSLPNSSAQAAISDAKKMDSYDAGVAVLNLIKKDIKPRDILTRKAFENAIVTCIALGGSTNLVLHLLAIAHSAEVDLSLDDFKEIGERVPLLCDVKPFGRVTMSELIKIGGIRPLMKMLLDRGMLHGDCLTVSGLTMAETLADVAPYPEGQDIVRDWDNPIKPQSHLRILKGNLAPTGAVGKITGKEGLYFKGTAKVYEGEEAALDGILKGDVVKGNIVVIRNEGPVGGPGMREMLSPTSAVAGRGLIMDVALITDGRFSGGSHGFDVGHITPEAALGGPIGVVKNGDEIEIDAVKNTIQLLISDEELENRMGNFQPSGSPVKRGVLAKYAKTVTSASLGAVTDKGL, via the coding sequence TTGAATCACTCTAGTTCAGATCCAAAAAACCGTCCATTCTCATCCATAGTCGTTGATGGCAATCATCGCGCACCTAATCGTTCCATGCTGAGAGCAGTTGGATTTGGTGATGAAGATTTCAAAAAACCTCAGGTAGCCATCGCATCAACCTGGAGCATGGTTACCCCCTGCAACATGCATATCAACCTATTGGCCAAGGAATCGGTCCGTGGTGCTGACGATGCTGGAGGGAAAGGCGTAGAATTTAACACCATCACCGTTTCCGACGGAATTTCCATGGGAACCAAGGGCATGCGGTATTCCCTCGTGTCACGGGAAGTCATCGCCGATTCCATTGAAACCGTTGTATGCGCCGAAGGAATGGATGGATTGGTTGCCATTGGTGGTTGCGACAAAAACATGCCCGGATGCATGATGGCCATTGCACGTATGAATCGTCCGGCCGTATTTGTCTATGGTGGCACGATCATGCCGGGTATTCACAAGGAACAACCCATAGACATAGTAAGTATCTTTGAAGCTGTTGGAAAACATGCCCGAGGTGAGATCGACGATGCCGAGCTCAAACAGATCGAGTGCAACGCCATCCCTGGGCCTGGATCATGCGGAGGCATGTACACAGCAAATACCATGGCATCAGCGATTGAAGCTCTGGGAATGAGTTTGCCGAATAGCTCGGCGCAGGCAGCTATTTCAGACGCCAAGAAAATGGACTCCTATGACGCGGGAGTCGCCGTACTCAATTTGATTAAAAAGGACATCAAGCCCCGTGACATCCTCACAAGAAAAGCGTTTGAAAATGCCATCGTCACCTGTATTGCTCTTGGTGGTTCAACCAATTTGGTACTGCATCTTTTAGCTATCGCTCACTCCGCGGAAGTGGATCTGAGTCTGGACGATTTTAAAGAAATCGGGGAACGCGTTCCCCTACTCTGCGATGTTAAACCGTTTGGTCGCGTCACCATGTCGGAGCTAATCAAAATTGGTGGTATCCGTCCGTTAATGAAAATGCTACTTGATCGCGGCATGCTACACGGCGACTGCCTCACCGTTTCCGGGCTTACCATGGCGGAAACCTTAGCCGACGTCGCACCGTATCCTGAAGGACAAGACATTGTTCGCGACTGGGATAATCCCATTAAGCCCCAAAGCCATTTGCGCATTCTCAAAGGCAATCTCGCTCCAACAGGGGCGGTAGGGAAAATCACGGGTAAAGAAGGTCTCTATTTTAAAGGAACCGCAAAGGTGTACGAAGGCGAAGAAGCTGCCCTGGACGGAATATTGAAGGGCGATGTGGTTAAAGGAAATATCGTCGTCATCCGTAATGAAGGTCCCGTAGGAGGACCTGGCATGCGAGAAATGCTTTCCCCTACTTCAGCGGTTGCAGGTCGTGGCCTTATCATGGATGTCGCACTCATTACCGATGGCCGTTTTTCAGGTGGAAGCCACGGATTTGATGTCGGCCACATAACCCCGGAGGCCGCCTTGGGAGGTCCGATTGGTGTGGTAAAAAATGGAGATGAAATCGAAATCGATGCCGTAAAAAACACCATTCAACTTCTCATCTCAGATGAAGAACTTGAGAATCGTATGGGAAACTTTCAGCCATCTGGCTCACCAGTCAAACGAGGCGTTCTTGCAAAATACGCGAAGACAGTGACTTCAGCCTCTTTAGGTGCAGTTACCGATAAAGGTCTGTAA
- the rplU gene encoding 50S ribosomal protein L21, translating to MKATIRTQGRQFTVTEGDILMVNRYCDTEAGSDVEINEVLAVGEGENAVFGTPLVEGASVSAKVLENKRGKKVIAYKKKRRQGYERKRGHRQEISVIKIESIKSA from the coding sequence ATGAAAGCAACCATACGCACACAAGGCAGACAGTTCACTGTAACGGAGGGCGACATCCTCATGGTGAACCGGTATTGCGATACCGAAGCCGGATCTGATGTCGAGATCAATGAAGTTTTAGCTGTCGGCGAAGGAGAAAACGCCGTTTTCGGCACACCACTCGTAGAAGGAGCTTCTGTTTCCGCGAAGGTACTTGAAAACAAACGCGGCAAGAAGGTCATCGCTTACAAGAAAAAGCGTCGTCAAGGCTACGAAAGAAAACGCGGCCACCGCCAGGAAATTTCCGTAATTAAGATTGAATCCATCAAATCTGCTTAA